The window GGCCGCGGCGAGTTGCTCGAGGCGCTGCGGCCCGTCGGCGGCCTTGTAGCGCACGCGAATGTCGGGCGTGATGGCGTAGTGGGGCAGGGCGTTGACGAGGGCCGAGACGGGGCGCTCGCTCTGTCTGGCCAGTTCGGCGAGCCGGAGGACGGAGTAGAGGCCGTCGTCGCCGCCCTCCAGTTCGCGGTAGAAGAAATGGCCGCTCACCTCGCCGCCGAAGCGGGCGTTCTCGGCGATCATGCGGGTCTTGATGAAAGTGTGGCCCGAGCGCTCGAGCAGAGGGACCGCGCCGCAGGCGGCCACCACGTCGGCCACGGCCTTCGAGCACTTGAGGTCGAGCACGACCCTGTCCGCAGAACGGGCTTCAGCCCGTATCTTCTCCGCCTCGCCATCGGACGCGCGCGGCCTGAAGGCCGCACTGCGAGCGGGGTCGAGAACGTGTTGGGCCAGGAGCATGATGCTCTGGTCGCCGGTGAGGGCTCGGCCGGCGTCGTCCACCACGGCCACGCGGTCGCCGTCCCCGTCGAGGGCCACTCCGAGGGCGGCGCCGGCGCGCGGCACGGCGTCGCAGAGGGCCGACAGGTGCTCGGGCACGCTGGGGTTGGGCGCTCGGTTAGGGAAGGTGCCGTCGGGCGTGCAGAACAGCTCGACGACGCGGTAGCCGAGGCGCCGCAACACACGGGGGGCGAGGGCCGAATAGGTGCCGTTGCCGCAGTCGAGCACGAGTTTCAGCCTGCCGCCGGGCGCGGCCGAGGCGCAGAGCCACTCGATGTAATCGGCTTCGAACGACTGCACCGTCACGCTGCCGCAGCCGGCCGCGAAGCGGCGCGCGGCCAGGGTCTGCTCGACGCGGCCCATCTGCTCGAGCGTGATGGGCAATGGGCCGAGCATGAGCTTGAGGCCATTATCGCCGGCCGGGTTGTGCGAGGCGGTGACGATGGCGAGGCCGTCGGGGCGCAGGCGCCGGGCGGCGAAGTAGGCGAGGGGGGTGGGGGCGATGCCGAGGTCGGTGACGCGGCAGCCGGCGGCAGTGAGGCCCTCGATGAGCGCGGCCTGGAGCGTTGGGGTGCTCGTGCGCACGTCGCCTGCGACGAGAACGCTGGGCCGGTCGGCCTGCCCGCGGAGCACGGTGCCGACGGCGCGGCCGAGGTCGGCATAGAGCGGCT of the Planctomycetota bacterium genome contains:
- a CDS encoding phosphomannomutase/phosphoglucomutase, which gives rise to MSIFKACDIRGAYPTELAEPLYADLGRAVGTVLRGQADRPSVLVAGDVRTSTPTLQAALIEGLTAAGCRVTDLGIAPTPLAYFAARRLRPDGLAIVTASHNPAGDNGLKLMLGPLPITLEQMGRVEQTLAARRFAAGCGSVTVQSFEADYIEWLCASAAPGGRLKLVLDCGNGTYSALAPRVLRRLGYRVVELFCTPDGTFPNRAPNPSVPEHLSALCDAVPRAGAALGVALDGDGDRVAVVDDAGRALTGDQSIMLLAQHVLDPARSAAFRPRASDGEAEKIRAEARSADRVVLDLKCSKAVADVVAACGAVPLLERSGHTFIKTRMIAENARFGGEVSGHFFYRELEGGDDGLYSVLRLAELARQSERPVSALVNALPHYAITPDIRVRYKAADGPQRLEQLAAAATGDVLRLDGVRIAYPDGWALARCSVTEPLLTFRFEAYAGSPRAIAERFLAPAPDLLRAVLSRLDALDNA